A genomic region of Fusobacterium perfoetens contains the following coding sequences:
- a CDS encoding GDP-mannose 4,6-dehydratase, whose translation MKIMVTGGAGFIGSNLCEELLKKDFQVVIVDNFDEFYSYKTKVRNVYESFGKLDEYRDILTENLTKEEMIDRCSKRFLSDKYKLYYIDIRDKKIEEIFKNEGIDFVINLAGLAGVRSSIERPLDYEDVNIKGYMNILEMCKKYEIKKFIQASSSSVYGNNKKVPFKETDIVDFPISPYAGTKKSGEILGYTYHSLYGIDMFQLRFFTVFGERQREDLAIHKFVKAIKNGSELTMYGDGTTARDYTYVGDIVQGILKSINYLMKNKGIYEILNLGNSHTVSLKEMIETIEKVIGKKANILEMPRQSGDVDITFADISKAKEIIGYEPKVTFEEGIRKFVKWYEVM comes from the coding sequence ATGAAAATAATGGTTACTGGTGGAGCTGGATTTATTGGCTCTAATCTATGTGAGGAGTTACTTAAAAAAGATTTTCAAGTGGTTATAGTGGATAATTTTGATGAGTTTTATAGCTACAAAACAAAAGTAAGAAATGTCTATGAAAGTTTTGGAAAATTAGATGAATATAGAGATATTTTAACAGAGAATTTGACTAAAGAAGAGATGATAGATAGATGCTCTAAAAGATTTTTAAGTGATAAATACAAGCTATATTACATAGATATAAGAGATAAGAAAATAGAGGAGATATTTAAAAATGAGGGGATAGATTTTGTAATAAATCTAGCTGGACTTGCAGGAGTTCGTTCCTCAATAGAGAGACCTCTTGATTATGAAGATGTCAATATAAAAGGGTATATGAATATACTTGAGATGTGTAAAAAATATGAGATTAAAAAGTTTATTCAAGCCTCATCATCTTCAGTCTATGGAAATAATAAAAAAGTACCTTTTAAGGAAACAGATATTGTGGATTTTCCAATCTCTCCCTATGCAGGAACTAAAAAATCTGGCGAAATCTTAGGGTATACTTACCATAGTCTTTATGGAATTGATATGTTTCAACTAAGATTTTTTACAGTGTTTGGAGAAAGACAAAGAGAGGATTTAGCAATACATAAATTTGTAAAAGCTATAAAAAATGGTAGTGAACTTACAATGTATGGGGACGGAACTACTGCAAGGGATTATACATATGTAGGGGATATTGTTCAAGGGATTTTAAAATCTATAAATTATCTTATGAAAAATAAAGGGATATATGAGATATTAAATCTTGGAAACTCCCATACAGTTTCACTTAAAGAGATGATAGAAACTATAGAAAAAGTCATAGGTAAGAAAGCAAATATTTTGGAAATGCCTAGACAAAGTGGAGATGTAGACATAACTTTTGCTGATATTTCAAAAGCAAAAGAGATTATAGGTTATGAGCCAAAGGTAACTTTTGAAGAGGGAATCAGAAAATTTGTGAAATGGTATGAGGTAATGTAA
- a CDS encoding ArnT family glycosyltransferase — MKINEKSNVIILEFLSILAFFTNLGLRSATLMEARNFITAREMVESGNYLVTTLNGNLRFEKPPLPTYLTAFIMKITGNVQDEWVLRIPVAVVGVITILFIYFLVLELTKNSRLSFLSGFVAVTTFMMIKIGNENSWDFYTYAFALGGVLFFVRGLKRDSLVNFLISGIFVGLSFMSKGPVGIYGLMLPFFIGYIFVYGFEDYRRNYKKIILTAFVSIVVGGLWWFLIYLEYGDILLQVVKKEERTWSNSHVKSVFYYLDYFIYMGVWIVFSLATYKRDWVARISEDKKYSRFVFIWQILVIIALSVIKMKKKRYGIPIFMVSTLGIGNIVYYLYNTTFEKLNKDEKYLVNIHKIFLGILWIGTFGVIGFGALKGIISMYVAFIYVVIEILIFVVYKKDNSLKNLIIISGILFLFVNISSGRILTKGYVKKRVEIANTINMRELHNNPPKYEIYSVNFGIEDVWRVGKTIKEYKKGDILPDEVLFFNAPTDEVLERYKVVSRKAYENERNEVVDIYYLVRKEVR, encoded by the coding sequence TTGAAAATTAATGAAAAATCAAATGTAATCATACTAGAATTTTTATCAATATTAGCTTTTTTTACCAATCTTGGTTTAAGATCTGCCACTCTTATGGAGGCTAGAAACTTTATAACTGCTCGTGAAATGGTGGAGAGTGGAAATTACCTAGTAACTACCTTAAATGGAAACTTAAGATTTGAAAAGCCACCATTACCGACATATCTTACAGCCTTTATAATGAAAATAACAGGGAATGTGCAAGATGAATGGGTGTTAAGAATACCTGTGGCAGTTGTAGGAGTTATAACTATATTATTTATATATTTTTTGGTTTTGGAGCTTACGAAAAATAGTAGACTTAGTTTTTTATCAGGTTTTGTAGCAGTGACTACTTTTATGATGATAAAAATCGGAAATGAAAATAGTTGGGATTTCTATACCTATGCTTTTGCTTTAGGTGGTGTGTTATTTTTTGTAAGAGGACTTAAAAGAGATAGCCTTGTTAACTTTTTGATAAGTGGTATATTTGTTGGGCTTAGTTTTATGAGCAAAGGTCCTGTTGGAATATATGGTTTGATGTTGCCATTTTTTATTGGATATATATTTGTGTATGGGTTTGAGGATTATAGAAGAAACTATAAAAAAATTATCCTAACAGCCTTTGTAAGTATAGTTGTAGGTGGACTTTGGTGGTTTCTTATCTATTTGGAATATGGAGATATACTTCTCCAAGTTGTAAAAAAAGAGGAGAGAACTTGGTCAAATTCTCACGTAAAATCTGTATTTTATTATCTTGACTATTTTATATATATGGGTGTGTGGATTGTATTTTCACTGGCTACTTATAAAAGAGATTGGGTGGCAAGAATAAGCGAGGATAAAAAATATTCAAGGTTTGTGTTTATTTGGCAGATTTTGGTAATAATTGCCCTTTCAGTAATAAAAATGAAAAAGAAAAGATATGGAATACCTATATTTATGGTGTCTACTCTAGGAATTGGGAATATAGTTTATTACCTATATAACACAACATTTGAAAAGCTAAACAAAGATGAGAAATACCTTGTAAATATCCATAAAATATTTTTAGGGATTTTATGGATTGGGACTTTTGGAGTTATAGGTTTTGGTGCTTTAAAAGGGATAATATCTATGTATGTGGCTTTTATCTATGTGGTTATAGAGATTTTAATATTTGTAGTGTATAAAAAGGATAATAGCCTAAAGAATTTGATTATTATAAGTGGGATTTTATTTCTTTTTGTAAATATATCTAGTGGTAGGATATTAACTAAAGGTTATGTAAAGAAAAGAGTAGAGATAGCAAATACAATTAATATGAGAGAGTTACACAACAACCCACCAAAATATGAGATTTATTCAGTAAATTTTGGGATAGAAGATGTATGGAGAGTTGGGAAAACTATAAAAGAATATAAAAAAGGGGATATATTACCTGATGAAGTGTTATTTTTCAATGCTCCAACTGATGAGGTTTTAGAAAGATACAAGGTTGTTTCTAGGAAAGCCTATGAAAATGAAAGGAATGAAGTAGTTGATATTTATTATTTGGTGAGAAAAGAGGTAAGATAA
- a CDS encoding sensor histidine kinase: MKKLSEELNKSYRLLIMIFSLSFVGLLLFFTVFMRSVSHNNIYSVYSFIEYEMGEFAEESLEVGDISKLFYGAIDEAPDVQGLTVVFKHKGKLYPNDIPKEFIDILDSDDFSPDVQGVGFYQYDFLHKKFQIDNMGQVDLLIIKDLINERAILINIVLISFILISFTIFLSVYISKKFYKKFISSLRELQETTNQIDLDNISHSVGAKSDFIEFANVMNSYENMLARLKEQTEAQIDFVNNASHELKTPIFIIDGYINLIKRWGINDEKISREAIDSISEETKNMDSLVKKLLFLAKDNKSTLEITDFSLDKVINDIVNDLRIVYPKQSIFFNAKNHIIKSDYYLIKQLFFNLIENSIKYGRENPIEIDITSNKNIIVAIKDGGEGISEENLKHIYDKFFRVDKARSRNIGSHGLGLSIVNKIANILNIDIEIKSKVGVGSTFIVTLPTLNK, encoded by the coding sequence ATGAAAAAGCTATCAGAGGAATTAAATAAAAGTTATAGACTGCTTATTATGATATTTTCCCTATCATTTGTAGGGCTTTTGCTTTTCTTCACTGTTTTTATGAGGAGTGTTTCCCATAATAATATCTATTCTGTATATAGTTTTATTGAATATGAAATGGGGGAGTTTGCTGAAGAATCTCTTGAAGTAGGTGATATTTCAAAACTTTTTTATGGAGCGATTGATGAAGCTCCAGATGTTCAAGGGCTAACTGTAGTATTTAAACATAAGGGCAAATTATATCCAAATGATATTCCAAAGGAATTTATAGATATTTTAGACAGTGACGATTTTTCTCCTGATGTTCAAGGAGTTGGGTTTTATCAGTATGATTTTCTTCACAAAAAATTTCAAATAGATAATATGGGACAAGTAGATTTACTTATAATAAAAGATCTTATAAATGAAAGGGCAATCCTTATAAATATTGTTCTTATATCATTTATTCTTATCAGTTTTACTATATTTTTGTCTGTATACATATCAAAGAAGTTTTATAAAAAGTTTATCTCATCACTTAGAGAGCTACAAGAAACAACAAACCAGATAGACTTGGACAATATTTCCCATAGTGTCGGAGCTAAAAGTGATTTTATTGAGTTTGCTAACGTTATGAACTCCTATGAAAATATGTTAGCTCGTCTTAAGGAACAGACTGAGGCTCAAATAGATTTTGTAAACAATGCCTCTCACGAATTAAAAACTCCTATTTTTATAATTGATGGGTATATAAATCTTATCAAACGTTGGGGTATAAATGATGAAAAAATATCTCGTGAGGCGATTGACTCCATAAGTGAGGAAACTAAAAATATGGATTCTTTGGTGAAAAAACTTCTATTCCTTGCAAAAGATAATAAATCCACTTTAGAAATAACTGATTTTTCTCTTGATAAGGTTATTAACGATATAGTAAATGATTTAAGGATTGTATATCCTAAACAAAGTATATTTTTTAACGCTAAAAATCATATTATAAAGTCTGATTACTACCTTATCAAACAGTTATTTTTTAATCTTATAGAAAATAGTATCAAATATGGTAGGGAAAATCCTATTGAAATTGATATAACCTCTAATAAAAATATAATAGTGGCGATTAAAGATGGGGGAGAGGGTATCAGTGAGGAAAATCTAAAACATATATATGATAAGTTCTTTAGAGTAGATAAAGCTAGAAGTAGAAATATAGGTAGTCACGGATTAGGGCTTTCTATTGTAAATAAAATAGCTAATATTCTTAATATAGATATTGAGATAAAAAGTAAGGTCGGTGTTGGCTCAACTTTTATAGTAACACTACCTACTCTTAATAAATAA
- a CDS encoding response regulator transcription factor: protein MKKILIIEDDAKIRRFLQLELEHEGYQIDLAENGEEGLSKVQKFYYDIILLDLMLPLISGEEVCKKIRGVSDVPIIVITAKDDIRNKVELLDMGADDYITKPFNIEELFARIRVSLRNKKDFKIKNTLIYDNLKIDLSSKTLYKDEEPISLTKTEYNLMEFFMINKEICVTREKVIEELWGFDYEGDGKIIDVYVNSLRKKIDDVTHKYIHTVRGFGYMLSKKEIL from the coding sequence ATGAAAAAAATTTTAATCATTGAAGACGATGCAAAAATAAGGAGGTTTTTACAACTAGAGCTTGAACACGAAGGGTATCAAATAGATTTAGCAGAAAATGGAGAAGAGGGACTTTCTAAGGTACAAAAATTTTATTATGATATAATACTTTTAGATTTGATGTTGCCTCTTATATCTGGTGAGGAAGTTTGCAAAAAGATAAGAGGTGTGTCAGATGTGCCAATTATCGTTATCACAGCAAAAGATGATATTAGAAATAAGGTTGAACTTTTAGATATGGGAGCAGATGACTATATTACAAAACCTTTTAATATTGAGGAGCTTTTTGCAAGAATAAGGGTATCTCTACGTAATAAAAAAGATTTTAAAATAAAAAATACTCTTATATATGATAATTTAAAGATTGATCTCTCATCTAAAACTCTCTACAAAGATGAAGAACCTATTTCTCTTACAAAGACCGAGTACAACCTTATGGAGTTTTTTATGATTAATAAAGAGATCTGTGTCACAAGAGAAAAAGTCATTGAGGAGCTGTGGGGATTTGACTATGAGGGAGACGGTAAAATAATAGATGTGTACGTGAACTCCCTTAGAAAAAAAATAGATGATGTTACCCACAAATATATCCATACAGTTAGAGGATTTGGGTATATGCTTTCTAAAAAGGAGATTTTATGA
- a CDS encoding glycosyltransferase family 2 protein gives MRISVVAPIYNEKDNIKRFIDKVEEAVKKGFESYEIVLVDDGSTDGSHEILDEEAKKNGHLKVLHFTKNNGQTAALDAGFKHCTGDLVLMMDSDLQTDPNDLYLLLGYLDNYDMVNGRRETREDGFMRKLSSFIGNTVRNFITNDDIKDTGCPLKLFKKKVVESFYLFEGMHRFLPTLAKINGFKVVEVPVRHYDREFGVSKYGVFNRLFKGLKDAFAVRWMKTRKLKYVIEKGEENND, from the coding sequence ATGAGAATATCAGTAGTAGCACCAATATATAACGAAAAGGATAATATAAAAAGATTTATAGATAAAGTGGAGGAAGCTGTAAAAAAAGGTTTTGAGTCATATGAGATAGTTTTGGTAGATGATGGAAGTACAGACGGAAGTCACGAGATACTAGATGAAGAGGCAAAGAAAAACGGACATTTAAAAGTATTGCACTTTACAAAAAATAATGGACAAACAGCAGCTCTTGACGCAGGTTTCAAACATTGTACAGGGGATTTGGTATTGATGATGGATAGTGACCTTCAAACAGACCCTAATGATTTGTATCTTCTGTTAGGATATTTAGATAATTATGATATGGTAAACGGTAGACGTGAAACAAGGGAAGATGGATTTATGAGAAAACTATCATCATTTATTGGAAATACAGTTAGAAATTTTATAACAAATGATGATATAAAAGATACTGGTTGTCCTCTTAAGCTATTTAAAAAAAAAGTGGTGGAAAGTTTTTATCTATTTGAGGGAATGCATAGATTTTTACCAACTTTAGCTAAAATAAATGGTTTTAAGGTGGTAGAAGTACCTGTAAGACACTATGATAGAGAGTTTGGAGTGTCAAAATATGGAGTGTTCAATAGACTTTTCAAAGGATTAAAAGATGCCTTTGCTGTAAGATGGATGAAAACAAGAAAACTTAAATATGTAATAGAAAAAGGAGAAGAAAATAATGATTAA
- a CDS encoding lipid-A-disaccharide synthase N-terminal domain-containing protein yields the protein MINLDFFAVIGFIGQGLFSMRFIIQWIASEKAGRSVIPFSFWIFSLGGSVLLLTYAIYRKDPVFILGQAPNVLIYSRNIYLLKKGRATEEGDMIEN from the coding sequence ATGATTAATCTGGACTTTTTTGCTGTGATTGGATTTATTGGGCAAGGGTTATTTTCAATGAGATTTATTATCCAATGGATTGCCAGTGAAAAAGCTGGAAGAAGTGTGATACCTTTTTCATTTTGGATATTTAGTCTAGGAGGAAGTGTTTTGTTGCTTACCTATGCAATATATAGAAAAGACCCAGTATTTATCCTTGGTCAAGCTCCAAATGTGCTTATTTATTCGAGAAATATCTATCTTTTGAAAAAAGGGAGAGCCACAGAAGAGGGGGATATGATTGAAAATTAA